The sequence AGCCGGTTAGCACTTCTACATCCGCATCATGCACTTGGCCCAAGGTCACGGTTTGTGCTGTGACCAATTGGGTTTCGCTATCAAAGATCCAGACTTGGGTTTCGCCCGCGGCACTCGATAAAATCGCCTTCAGCGGCACCATTACTTTTTGTGTTGGCGTGTCTGCCTCCTCTTGGCGAGGCTGCACTTCAACCGACATGCCCGGCAACACCTTAAGGCTAAAACCGGGCTCTAGCGCCAGCACCACTTCATAGCTTTGAGTTTGAGCATCGGCCTCAGTAGAAAATGATTTTAAGCGCACCGGCAGGGGTTGATCCGGATAGTCGGTAAATACCGCCACCCCAGCCACAGACTTAGGCTCAGAGCGCACGATGCGCTCGGGCACATTAATCACGATTTCTAAATCGCTGGTATCTTGCAGGCTCACAATGGCTTGTTTAGCCTGCACATTACTGAAATTTTCAACGTGGCGTTTGGCCACTACGCCCGCAAAGGGTGCGAGCAGTCGTGTATCGGCCACGTCTTTTTTGGCGGCTAAATACTGAGTGCGCGCCACTTCCATGGCGGTGCGTTTTTGGTCAACCTCAGCTTTGGCAACTGCTTTGCTTTGCTGCCAGATCTTTTGCACGCGGCCGTAATCGGTACGAGCTTTATTATATTGGGCACTGGCCGAGGCCAGCTGCAGCTCAACAGTTTCGGCATCTAAGCGTGCTACAAGCGCGCCCTTTTCAATCTGTTGCCCTTCTTGTACCGGAAATTCAATAATGCGACCGGGTAAATTAAAGGCTAACTCGGCCCGCTGCACCGCACGCACCCGACCAGGAAAGCGCAACCCAGAAATGCCATCGCTTGCCGCCACGGCCATAATCGGCACGGGGCGGATCACGGCTTTGCTCTCCGCCACCGGCTCTTGCTCGCCGCAACCGCTTAAAGCGCCCAGCAAGCACATAGCTACTAATACACCCACATAATTTTTCAAACGAAACTCCCAGTAAATTAATGAGTAGCCTCCAGCGCTAAGCTGAAACCAACACAGACTGTTGCTGAACTGCTTT comes from Oceanisphaera profunda and encodes:
- a CDS encoding efflux RND transporter periplasmic adaptor subunit yields the protein MKNYVGVLVAMCLLGALSGCGEQEPVAESKAVIRPVPIMAVAASDGISGLRFPGRVRAVQRAELAFNLPGRIIEFPVQEGQQIEKGALVARLDAETVELQLASASAQYNKARTDYGRVQKIWQQSKAVAKAEVDQKRTAMEVARTQYLAAKKDVADTRLLAPFAGVVAKRHVENFSNVQAKQAIVSLQDTSDLEIVINVPERIVRSEPKSVAGVAVFTDYPDQPLPVRLKSFSTEADAQTQSYEVVLALEPGFSLKVLPGMSVEVQPRQEEADTPTQKVMVPLKAILSSAAGETQVWIFDSETQLVTAQTVTLGQVHDADVEVLTGLQGGERIVTAGVSQLRDGMQVRPL